Proteins from a genomic interval of Bradysia coprophila strain Holo2 chromosome X, BU_Bcop_v1, whole genome shotgun sequence:
- the LOC119085702 gene encoding unconventional myosin-Ib: protein MCDLSNVHNQNRHESHLLGCSKSTLRDCDTGVTSPNKLRTNCKRCGHSNCGKLANQECDGLSCSNSKWNHSSPVRKMVPDTNSIERLTRSRSLSVQAKKSRKYATNVNRFSSAVSSSSLDTVGSSSTQLRIRDRIEQADVFLEALGNASTSKNFNSSRYGQFFNIEFDFKGDPIGGRIFHYSLEKTRVTSKYPSERNFHIFYQLISGADIQFLKSLKLHRNIDKYELLNHANATDDDKNNFSYTKKSLDVLGLNQDEILSIFKIIAVVIKLGNLVFVPTTNIDGTEGCNISNEYELMETAQLLSLDAQILLNCLTRADNGWNSVENGSDADFTNANRTRNSLCRIMYSRLFTWVVNRINDLLKSKSMLRGKNFGVLDFYGFENFEFNSFEQLIINYCDERVHQHCIRSTLKYQQELYLREGLEWTKVDFFDNEIICDLIDKSSYGILNLMDEPHMAYDDALLVRMQQCCAGHPNFLSLDTNAPYAGFQIRHFAGSVQYSINGFLEKNSEFLPRNVSSCLYQSKLPVVQSLFPEGNPKRLSRKPTSIGSSLRTQLQTLLSMVETRKTNYVFCIKPNEHRQNNVLEMALVQHQVRYMSLMPLVALWRSGHCYHINHHKFLSRYKMLNPDTWPHFRGDNVVEGIAILIRKLPLPHAEFTIGTRKVFIRSPRTVYELEEFRRSRLDSLACLIQTKFRSYSKRKEFLSLRNSQIIISSAWRTWRECRFGVPFSGRRHLWCLYKVAREEYRQQKYRKQVQWAICVIQRQYLQWKRRHFLLTLLLHLPPDSLSPLSSEWTAAPPFLAETSLLLRNIYHRWRCYKYRLTFDQTARNRMREKVTASIIFKDRKSSYPRSVAHPFLGDYVRLRHNSQWRKLSIDSSDQYVVFADIINKIARSSGKFVPILLVLSTSSMLLLDQRTLQIKYRVPATEIYRLSLSPYLDNIAVFHVKADCNNQQVCTETGCLFQSEIGRKKGDFVFQTGHVIEIVTKLFLVIQNATAKPPEVHISTEFEANFGQQTVVFTFKCSGMVGDMCPTKVTRKGNRMEIVI, encoded by the exons ATGTGCGACCTATCAAATGTTCATAATCAAAATCGACACGAAAGCCACTTGTTGGGTTGCAGCAAATCGACGCTACGTGACTGTGATACCGGTGTTACATCACCGAATAAATTACGAACAAATTGCAAGCGATGTGGCCATTCCAATTGTGGGAAATTAGCGAATCAAGAATGTGACGGTTTATCATGCAGTAATAGCAAATGGAATCACAGTTCGCCCGTACGGAAAATGGTTCCGGACACCAATTCTATCGAACGGCTCACTCGGTCCCGATCGTTATCCGTGCAAGCCAAGAAAAGCCGAAAATATGCAACCAACGTGAATCGATTTTCCAGTGCTGTTTCCTCGTCATCGTTGGATACAGTTGGAAGCAGTAGCACGCAATTGAGGATTCGTGATCGTATTGAACAGGCCGATGTATTTCTTGAGGCACTTGGAAATGCTTCAACGTCAAAGAATTTCAACTCCAGTCGATAT gGTCAGTTCTTCAACATTGAATTCGATTTTAAGGGCGACCCGATCGGAGGACGTATTTTCCACT ATTCATTAGAAAAG ACACGTGTTACCAGCAAGTATCCTAGTGAACgcaattttcatatattttacCAATTAATATCTGGGGCTGATATCCAGTTTTTAA AATCGCTGAAACTTCATAGGAATATTGACAAATATGAGCTTTTAAATCATGCAAACGCAACAGATGATGATAAAAATAACTTTAGTTACACTAAG AAATCACTCGATGTACTAGGCCTTAATCAAGACgaaattctttcaatttttaagataATCGCTGTTGTTATTAAGTTAGGCAATCTTGTGTTTGTGCCAACTACAAACATAGACGGAACGGAGGGATGCAACATATCCAACGAATATG AACTAATGGAAACAGCTCAATTATTAAGTTTAGATGCTCAAATACTACTCAATTGCCTTACCCGAGCTGACAATGGATGGAATTCAGTCGAAAATGGATCGGATGCAGATTTCACAAACGCCAATCGAACAAGGAATTCTTTGTGCCGTATAATGTACAGTCGACTGTTCACATGGGTGGTAAATCGTATAAACGATTTGCTGAAGTCGAAGTCGATGTTGCGTGGGAAAAATTTTGGAGTGCTGGACTTTTAcggtttcgaaaatttcgaattcaattcattcgagcAATTGATAATCAATTATTGTGATGAGC GTGTTCATCAG CATTGTATACGAAGCACATTGAAATATCAACAGGAACTGTATCTGAGAGAAGGTTTAGAGTGGACCAAAGTGGACTTTTTCGataacgaaattatttgcgACCTAATCGACAAGTCAAGCTACGGAATTTTGAATCTAATGGATGAACCGCATATGGCTTACGACGATGCGTTACTCGTTCGAATGCAACAGTGCTGTGCTGGACATCCGAACTTCCTCAGCTTAGACACCAATGCACCTTATGCAGGATTTCA AATTCGTCATTTCGCTGGATCTGTACAATACTCAATCAATGGATTTCTTGAGAAAAACTCGGAATTCCTTCCGAGAAATGTTAGCTCGTGTCTATACCAAAGTAAATTACCTGTAGTACAAAGCCTTTTTCCGGAAG GCAATCCGAAACGGCTATCTCGTAAACCCACCAGTATCGGATCATCGCTTCGTACACAATTGCAAACACTCCTCTCAATGGTGGAAACGCGTAAGACCAATTATGTGTTCTGCATCAAGCCGAATGAGCACAGGCAAAACAATGTACTCGAGATGGCATTGGTGCAACATCAAGTTCGGTATATGAGCTTAATGCCATTGGTGGCACTGTGGCGTTCGGGCCATTGTTATCACATAAATCATCACAAATTTTTGTCACGGTACAAAATGCTGAACCCGGACACCTGGCCCCATTTTCGTGGCGACAATGTGGTTGAGGGCATTGCCATTCTTATACGTAAACTGCCACTACCGCACGCAGAATTCACCATTGGAACGAGAAAAGTATTTATCCGGAGTCCAAGAACG GTGTACGAGCTGGAAGAATTTCGACGATCGCGCCTTGATAGCTTGGCATGTCTTATTCAGACTAAATTTCGCAGCTACTCGAAACGAAAAGAGTTCCTCAGTCTGCGCAACAGTCAGATCATAATATCAAGTGCCTGGAGGACGTGGCGa GAATGTCGTTTCGGTGTACCGTTTTCTGGACGTAGACATCTTTGGTGTTTATACAAAGTG GCTCGAGAAGAATACCGACAGCAGAAATACCGCAAGCAAGTGCAATGGGCCATCTGTGTTATACAAAGACAATATCTACAGTGGAAG CGACGGCATTTTCTCCTTACACTTTTGTTACATTTGCCTCCGGATAGTTTGAGTCCGTTAAGTTCGGAATGGACAGCTGCACCACCTTTTCTAGCAGAAACATCATTACTTTTACGGAACATTTATCATCGCTGGAGA TGCTACAAATACCGCCTTACATTCGATCAGACAGCACGAAACAGAATGAGAGAAAAGGTGACTGCAAGTATCATATTTAAAGATAGAAAATCGTCATATCCAAGAAG TGTTGCTCATCCGTTTTTAGGTGACTACGTTAGATTACGTCACAACAGTCAATGGAGGAAATTGTCCATCGACAGCAGTGACCAGTATGTGGTCTTCGCCGatattatcaataaaattgcaCGTTCCAGTGGAAAG TTTGTTCCTATTCTGTTAGTGCTATCAACTAGTTCAATGTTACTGTTGGACCAACGGACATTGCAGATAAAGTACCGTGTTCCGGCTACCGAAATTTATCGATTGTCTCTGAGTCCCTATCTGGACAACATTGCAGTATTTCATGTGAAAGCG GATTGCAATAATCAACAGGTTTGCACCGAAACAGGATGCTTATTTCAG
- the LOC119080532 gene encoding mitochondrial import receptor subunit TOM70: protein MSTGSTGSIFPKWQLAVLLGAPIAIGIGYLYYRRQTECLEDEPGNKTKKSIGNLKGQTISLDGDDKLTQEQPENVAKKAIELSPLEVATAHKNEGNVCFKKGKYDEAIEWYDKAIEVCPSTSAVDLSTFYQNRAAAYEQLKKWTSVRDDCSKALELNSKYVKALHRRARAYEHLNDFSSSLEDVTATCILESFQNNSTLAFADRILKQMGRNDARKAMETRQPTVPSANFIKTYFASFTNDPIRKVIVASTDPKGFVKAKMALDSQKYDEIVPACTEEIESSESESEYKMEATLLRGTFYLLTGLVAEALADFDTLIKNDDINVALRVNALIKKASLNVQSDNAEKGFEYFSEAEKLDSKNADIYHQRGQVYILLERLEDAAKEFAMAVKLAPEQGMTYIQKCYAEYRLAFVTQNQVALFTVMNDFNNAITKFPDCVESYSVMAQVLTEQQQFDQADSFFDKAIKIAPNMASLYVHRGIMQLQWNGDVHKAVDYMHTAIKVDEKCELAFETLGTIEVQRGNLERAVELFEKALKLAKSEPEMVHLYALRNAAVAQINVAKKLGIDMSSLSALASGMQ from the exons ATGTCAACCGGTAGTACTGGCTCCATATTTCCAAAATGGCAATTAGCTGTATTGCTAGGTGCTCCAATCGCTATTGGAATCGGATATTTGTATTATCGAAGACAAACCGAATGTCTAGAAGACGAACCCggcaacaaaacgaaaaagtcAATCGGCAATCTGAAAGGACAGACCATTTCGTTGGATGGAGACGATAAGCTAACACAAGAACAACCGGAAAATGTTGCAAAGAAAGCGATCGAACTGAGTCCACTGGAAGTGGCCACAGCACACAAAAACGAAGGAAATGTTTGCTTCAAAAAGGGAAAATACGACGAAGCAATTGAATGGTACGACAAAGCAATTGAGGTATGCCCTTCAACCAGTGCCGTCGACCTATCAACATTCTACCAAAATCGGGCAGCTGCCTAcgaacaattgaaaaaatggaCGTCCGTGCGAGATGACTGTTCCAAGGCATTGGAGTTGAACTCGAAATATGTGAAAGCGTTGCACAGACGTGCTCGGGCATATGAACATTTGAACGATTTTTCGTCGAGTTTGGAAGATGTAACTGCGACATGCATTCTGGAAAGCTTCCAAAACAACAGCACATTGGCCTTTGCTGATCGCATTCTAAAACAAATGG GTCGAAATGATGCCCGCAAGGCAATGGAAACCAGACAGCCAACCGTACCATCGGCAAACTTCATTAAAACATATTTTGCTTCATTCACCAACGATCCCATAAGGAAGGTAATTGTGGCCAGTACCGATCCGAAAGGTTTCGTAAAGGCGAAAATGGCGCTCGACTCACAGAAATATGACGAGATAGTACCGGCGTGCACCGAAGAAATTGAGTCCAGTGAATCAGAGTCTGAGTACAAAATGGAAGCGACGTTACTACGAGGAACATTCTACTTACTAACGGGATTAGTAGCCGAGGCCTTAGCTGATTTCGATACGCTGATCAAAAACGACGATATCAATGTTGCGTTGAGGGTGAATGCGTTGATTAAGAAAGCTTCGTTGAATGTACAAAGCGATAACGCCGAAAAGGGTTTTGAGTATTTTAGTGAAGCGGAAAAATTGGACTCAAAGAATGCAGACATCTATCATCAACGCGGACAGGTGTACATCCTACTCGAACGGTTAGAAGATGCGGCTAAAGAATTTGCGATGGCAGTAAAATTAGCCCCCGAACAGGGAATGACATACATTCAGAAATGCTATGCCGAATACAGACTCGCCTTTGTGACCCAAAATCAAGTAGCCTTATTCACGGTGATGAATGACTTCAACAATGCTATTACCAAATTTCCCGACTGCGTTGAGAGCTACAGTGTTATGGCCCAAGTACTTACCGAACAGCAACAATTCGATCAGGCCGATTCCTTCTTCGACAAAGCGATTAAAATAGCTCCGAACATGGCTTCACTGTACGTGCACAGAGGAATCATGCAATTGCAATGGAATGGTGACGTACACAAAGCTGTCGATTACATGCATACTGCCATAAAGGTCGATGAGAAATGCGAACTGGCCTTCGAAACACTGGGCACAATTGAAGTTCAGCGAGGCAATTTGGAGAGGGCCGTTGAACTGTTCGAGAAAGCGTTGAAACTAGCAAAGTCAGAACCCGAAATGGTGCACCTGTATGCACTGCGTAATGCTGCTGTGGCGCAAATAAATGTGGCTAAAAAGTTAGGAATTGATATGTCCAGTTTGTCGGCCTTGGCCAGTGGAATGCAATAA